In Megalops cyprinoides isolate fMegCyp1 chromosome 25, fMegCyp1.pri, whole genome shotgun sequence, a single window of DNA contains:
- the LOC118772025 gene encoding centrosomal protein of 41 kDa-like yields the protein MSARRPIGNTEYLKKRIPQNPKYQHVKSRLDTGCSLLKYMERLDEIKRNCRYKKGELFKRLKVTTFAQLVIQVASVSDLNDVVIDGETSRLSDNISVLSGGDSERLSERSNGSPHNPSPQLNNNSESGDTGFSPRSTLQSVISGVGEMDLDKNGQRSGNLTPEPSPRVGELPYPDCPYLLLDVRNRDDYDQCHIISAYSYPVATLSRTMNPYTKEVLDYKNAPGKIIILYDEDERIASQAATTMCERGFENLFMLSGGLKVVAQKIPEGLTTGSIPAHCLPSPTPTGGRKRPAPPQVSHPAEKKWRFTSDDLGKIQMHLEEVLVPSDSSSRLSRMSMSSAQSKVSSARSRQDSARSQSSRPWK from the exons TATTTGAAGAAAAGAATTCCACAAAATCCCAAATACCAGCATGTGAAATCAAGGCTCGATACAG GTTGCAGCCTGTTAAAATACATGGAAAGACTGGATGAGATCAAGAGGA attgCCGATATAAAAAGGGTGAACTCTTCAAAAGGCTGAAAGTGACAACATTTGCTCAGTTG GTAATCCAGGTTGCTTCAGTGTCTGATCTGAATGACGTGGTGATAGATGGAGAAACATCACGGCTTTCGG ACAACATCTCTGTGCTCTCCGGGGGGGATTCAGAGCGCCTGTCGGAGAGGTCCAATGGCTCTCCCCACAATCCCTCTCCACAGCTCAACAACAACAGCGAATCCGGGGACACGGGCTTCTCCCCACGATCGACACTGCAAAG TGTGATAAGCGGCGTCGGAGAGATGGACCTGGACAAGAACGGCCAGCGGAGCGGGAACCTGACCCCAGAGCCCAGTCCCAGAGTCGGAGAGCTGCCCTACCCCGACTGCCCCTACCTGCTGCTGGACGTGCGGAACCGAGACGACTACGACCAGTGCCACATCATCAGCG CATACAGTTACCCAGTTGCAACACTCTCCCGCACAATGAACCCATACACTAAGGAAGTGCTGGACTAT AAAAACGCTCCGGGCAAGATAATCATTCTTTATGATGAGGATGAGAGAATCGCCAGCCAGGCCGCCACCaccatgtgtgagagaggattCGAAAACCTGTTCATGCTGTCAGGAG gGTTGAAGGTGGTCGCTCAGAAGATTCCGGAAGGCTTGACGACAGGCTCCATCCCGGCGCACTGCCTCCCGTCTCCCACGCCCACCGGGGGGCGCAAGCGCCCCGCCCCGCCTCAGGTGTCCCACCCGGCCGAGAAGAAGTGGCGCTTCACCTCGGATGATCTCGGCAAGATCCAGATGCACCTGGAGGAGGTGCTCGTCccctcagacagcagca GCCGGTTGAGCCGGATGTCCATGAGCAGCGCCCAGTCCAAGGTGTCCAGCGCGAGGAGCCGGCAGGACAGCGCCAGGTCACAAAGCAGCCGGCCCTGGAAGTAG
- the LOC118771869 gene encoding carboxypeptidase A1-like, translated as MRGLLLLTALVATVFGQETFEGHQVLRVTAKDEVQISLLQDLAEMDMLQLDFWKEPAHPSLPVDIRVPFHSLQAAKAYLEANGIQYSIMIKDLQAVLDEEQHEMQSARSVEARNTDSYDYANYHSLSEIYSFMDMLVYENPNLVSKIQIGSSYEKRPLYVLKFSTGGSNRPAIWIDTGIHSREWVTQASGTWFAKKIVTDYGTDPALTAILNKMDIFLEIVTNPDGYAYTHSRDRMWRKTRKPNSGSSCVGVDPNRNWDAGFGGAGASNNPCSETYRGPRAHSEPEVSSIVDFVSSHRNFKAFVSIHSYSQMLLYPYGYTRTPARDQAELHALAQKAITELASLYGTRYRYGSIINTIYQASGGTIDWTYNQGIKYSYTFELRDTGRYGFILPANQIIPTAQETWLALMAIMEHTKDNVY; from the exons ATGagagggctgctgctgctgactgcgCTCGTTGCGACCGTTTTCGGTCAGGAGACCTTCGAGGG GCATCAGGTGCTGAGAGTGACCGCCAAGGATGAGGTCCAGATCTCCCTGCTCCAGGACCTGGCTGAAATGGACATGCTCCAG CTGGACTTCTGGAAGGAGCCTGCTCACCCCTCCCTGCCCGTGGATATCCGTGTCCCCTTCCACAGCCTGCAGGCAGCCAAGGCTTACTTGGAAGCCAACGGGATCCAGTACTCCATCATGATCAAAGACCTGCAG GCTGTTCTGGATGAGGAACAGCATGAGATGCAGTCTGCTCGTTCCGTGGAGGCCAGGAACACCGACAGCTACGACTACGCCAACTACCACAGCCTGAGTGAG ATCTACAGCTTCATGGACATGCTGGTGTATGAGAACCCCAACCTGGTGAGCAAAATCCAGATCGGCAGCAGCTATGAGAAGCGCCCTCTGTACGTTCTCAAG TTCAGCACTGGTGGGTCCAACCGCCCTGCCATCTGGATCGACACTGGGATCCATTCCAGAGAATGGGTCACCCAGGCCAGCGGCACCTGGTTTGCAAAGAAG ATTGTGACCGACTACGGCACTGACCCCGCCCTCACCGCCATCCTCAACAAGATGGACATCTTCCTCGAGATCGTGACCAACCCTGATGGCTACGCCTATACCCACAGCCGC GATCGCATGTGGCGTAAGACCAGGAAGCCAAACTCTGGCAGCTCCTGTGTGGGAGTGGACCCCAACAGAAACTGGGATGCTGGCTTTGGAG GCGCTGGCGCCAGCAACAACCCCTGCTCGGAAACCTACCGGGGCCCCAGGGCTCACTCCGAGCCCGAGGTCAGCTCCATCGTGGACTTCGTGAGCTCCCACCGCAACTTCAAGGCCTTCGTGTCCATCCACAGCTACTCCCagatgctgctgtacccctacGGGTACACCCGCACTCCCGCCCGCGACCAGGCCGAGCTG CATGCCCTTGCCCAGAAGGCTATCACTGAGCTGGCCTCTCTGTACGGAACCCGCTACAGATACGGCAGCATCATCAACACCATCT ACCAAGCAAGCGGTGGCACCATCGACTGGACCTACAACCAGGGCATCAAGTACTCCTACACCTTCGAGCTGAGAGACACCGGTCGCTATGGTTTCATTCTGCCGGCCAATCAGATCATCCCCACTGCCCAGGAGACCTGGCTGGCCCTGATGGCCATCATGGAGCACACCAAGGACAACGTGTACTGA